The Pyrus communis chromosome 5, drPyrComm1.1, whole genome shotgun sequence region CAGTGCTCTGGAGAGTTGAATCCGTGACAGGAAACATGAACTAGAGGCCCATTTCCTCATCTCTCCTAACTGGCGCCGTACCCACGAGCCCAGAGCCGTGAAAGctatctccttcatttcctctTTCCCTTCATTTCTCATGGAACTGAAACCCTAGCTTCCATCATCAACCCAGAACGTCAAAACATGAATCCATCTCCATCTCTGTCAAAAACGGAACCCAGCCATGGCGATCTTTGATTCTAGCCCAGATTGTCACCATCGTGCATTCCTCTGCGAAAaccgaggtaaagatctctcattctctctgcGATCATGGTCTCCACTTGGCGATATCTGAAATAAAAATGCATCCAACCATTTCTCCCTCTCGTTTTCACAACCGAAGCTCAAATGAAAACGAAATTCTGACTCATGCATGTATGTTTTCTGTATGTGGACTTGGGGATCCGAGTAAGGCCCCGAGGAATAGGAAATGCAAGGAGCAATGGCTCACAAATGAAGGTGCTGTACACACAGCAAAGATGGCTGCAAGAACTCGGATCTACAAAATGAAAGGTAAATCAAATCCCTCCACTGCGTTAAAATTAAGCATGGTTTAATATCTCTAAAAGTCATACGGATTTGTGAAATGTTTCTCTCATGCATTTATAGACCTAAAATTTCGTCAATGCTCATGTAATTTTCTGTGACATGGCTTTGATGAATGCCCACCTCTGTGTTGCCTGGACCACCCCCAAACTATATgtaaaacaatattttaatgaaatatGAGAGTGAGTGAGCGAAAGATAAATGTTGATGAATGGATGATGAATGCTCACATAAATGTTGAAGAACGGATGACTGATGAATGcgtatttttgtatctttattgtttCGTTTATAGAAGAGTAAGGTTTATATCCCCcttctttttcatgtattttttttcttttttcttgtattacGAGGAGTTAGGTTTATGTCTCCCTTGACTAGGTGTAACTTACTTTTTGTTATTAATAAAATTCTCCTCATACCGTTTaggttttctaaaaaaataaaataacaaaagcaATAAACTACTATGGAACGTTTCCCATTTTCAACCAGGGATAAGCCTCTCAACAGAGAGCAGGAAATCCAACATAGGTTTGAAATTTGATGAATACTTTCCACaactttgttttttaatttttaattttaattctttcaGAGTGTTCGTCCTGTAATGTTTGGCAAAGCTAGAACGTCATTGTTCAAGCATAATTCGATGCAAATAAGTTTGTTTGGCAAACATTGATCAACTAGCCATTTGCACTGCATTTTTTATCTAACAAATACGAGAACGCTTTCACATAACATCAATACTATTACATGCTATACCACattattaacaataagcttCTATTCGCATATACCATTTGCTCGAAGTTTGTTTCTGATCCGACACATATGTGCCACAGCATCACAGATGTTCAATCTTTCTCTAGGCAACTCCGCTGAGCAAGCAACACCAATTTCTAAAACAGAGATTAAACTTTCTATGATTAGGATGCGATTCCTTGCCCTCCCCTCATTAGGATGATTGCTCTCTTGAACAAAAACGGGATCCAAAACCTCTTCCACTTGCTCAGGTAGAGCTGCCTTCACAAAGCTATAAAGGTTTGAAGTTCCCTGAAACATGTCATCGGTCGGTCTTTTTCCTGTAAATATTTCCAACAGGAGGATGCCAAAGCTGTACACATCACCTTGGGTCCACACTTCATGTCCCATGCCATATTCTGCATTCCACAATTCAGAATATTAGATTCTAATTTTCTAGTGAAGTGCTAAAAGCTCATttcatgtttgaaaattttaaaataaatactgCACAATTTTAAAATACTAGCTAGGGAAAAATAAACCACCAAGTGTATTTACCTGGAGGAGCATAACCAATAGTTCCCTTGATCCCTAAAGAGCTTGATTGATTTCCCGAAGAATTTTCAGCAGCTTTTGGTAGGAACCTCACCAACCCGAAGTCACCTACATGTGCAACCATGTCCTCATTGAGAAGAATATTGCTGGGTTTGAGGTCGCAATGAACTATTGGCGTCTCACAATGATGATGGAGATAATCCAATGCCATAGCAACATCAATAACAATATTCAACCTCTGAGAAATTGTTAAGATCCTTGGCCTCTCATTTGTCTCACCAATTGTATGAATTGGATACAGCCATTCCTCCAAGCTCCCGTTAACCATGAACTCATAAATTAAGGCCTTGAAGTCGTGACCGCGATAATCAAAACCAGAACATGCTGAGAGTACCTTGACAAGATTACGGTGTCTAATATTTCTGAAAGCCTCGCACTCAGCAATAAAACTTTTGTAAGCTCCGCGACGAACGAGGTTGAGTACCTTGATGGCAACTGTAGTTTCACCTTGCTCAAATACTCCTTTATAAACGGACCCAAAACTGCCCATACCGACCAAGTTGGTTGAGGAGAATCCATTTGTTGCCTTTAGAAGACTTTGGTAAGACACCTGGGGAAATTTGTCCGAATCAGTTGCAGCTTGACCCTTTTTGTCCCTCCGTGAGGAATAAAGGTACAAAAAGGTTAGTGCAAAAATGACTCCAAGAATCCCACAAACGAGGGAGAGAACCAATTTCATGGTTAAGCTCAATCCTTTCTTTTTTGCATGCTGGAGTTTGCACTTTGGCAAATGAAACTCAGGTATGCCCCCACAAAGCTTGCTATTTCCTTCAACTGATGTCGCCGTTGCATTCTTGAACACTCCTTTGATCGGCAACATGCCCTCAAAATTGTTATAAGATAGATTCAGAGATTCCAAAAATACAAAACCTTCTAAGAATTCTGGAATGGTGCCTGACAAGTTGTTGTGAGAAAGATACAATTTTgaaagacctcttagtgaactcaaagttgatggaattgtcccattgaagaaatttccatgCATGTCTAGGTACTCTAATTTTATACAACTAACAAGACTAGCCGGAATTTTACCGAATAACATGTTATCAGAGATATCTAAATACTCTAGATTTATTAAAATTCCTATGTTCTCTGGCAGGGAGCCTATAAACTGATTTTGTCCTAAACTCAAATCATACAAGTTCAGCAGACCAAAGATTTCTTGCGATATGATACCGCTGAAATTGTTGGCACCAAGCTGTAAGATCCTCAAATTCTGACACTCTGCTAAACTCGGCGGGATATTGCCTTGAAGTTTGTTGCCTGCTAAGCCTAACAGATTTAATTGACTTAAATTTCTGAAAGAGGATGGAAGATTGCCAGAGAGCGAGTTCATAcccaaatttaatttatataacTTGTGCAGCTTTCCCAGACCAGGGGGAATGTGACCTGAAATTTGGTTCTCCTCCATCCCCAAACGCTCTAAGTTAGCCAGATTTACAATCTCATTCGGGATACttcctaatattttattttgagcTATATCGAAGACTTGAAGAGAAGAAGACAGGTTTCCTATGCACTGAGGTAACGTGCCCCAAAAATTGTTGGTAAACATTTGGAGAATTTCTAAATGGGTGGCGTTGGTCAAATCGCAGAGAAAGGTCAAGTCATCAATTCCCCCACTTCCGAGATGGTTGTCAGCAAGGATTAACCACTCAAGCTTATGCAAATTCGTCAACGGAGGGACCTTTCCATGCAGGTGGTTACCTCCCATCCCCAATCTAATTAGATTTGAGGCATTTGATAATGAAACAGGAATAGATCCACTGAATTGGTTAGCGGAAATGGCAAATGTTTGGAGACTCGGAAAGACCATACCTAAGTTTGAGGGTAGACTCCCTTGGATTTCATTTTCTGCCATAGAAAGGActgtgagagaagagagattaaaGATTGAGGGAGGAAGCATACCCGAAAAgctattttcaccaaaagaaagaaagctaAGATTGGTCATTCGGCCAAAAATATCCGGGACAGTGCCActcaaattattataaattgcGGAGAACCCTTCAAGAGATGATAAGTTGCTAAAAGAAGTAGGGACTCCCCCTGTAAAGTGGTTATAGTGGATGGCAAAACCTCTTAACTTTGACAAGAGGCCAAGCTCCTTTGGAATCTTTCCCATCAGCTCATTGGAACCAACATCGAGCACGAGGAGCTGAGAGCAACGCGACAAGTTAGTGGGAATTTCTCCACTCAGTGAATTGTTGTTTAACAGTAGGTGTTGCAATCTGTGCAAGCGGTTGAATTCTGGAGGAATTTCATGGCCTAAGCTGTTGTTTTGGAGATCAATGACTCTCAAAAAACTCAAGTTCCCAATATGCGGCGATATAGATCCTGCAAGTTTGAAGGACCGCAGGCTCAACCTTGTGACCCTCTTATGACGACGACCACATGTAACGCCATGCCAATAGCAAAAGTGGATGGTTTCATTCCATAAAGTCAGGACTTCAAAAGGGTCATGAGTTATGCTAGCTTTGATTTCAAGCAAAGCGAGTCTATCTGTCTCATTTCCCGGAAGGGCGAAACAAGGAAGGCAAGAGTGAAGAATGAAGGCATGCATAAACAAGGATGACAAAAACACTGCAGAAATGGAGTTGTAAAACCCCATCCCCATGACGATGATATTTGTTTTGTGCGAAAGTAGAAATGGAGTTGTAAAAAAGTTGAGCTGTATTGATTGTTTGTCTAGCAGCTTTAGCAGCATCCAATTTATAATCATAATCAGAGTGCTCTGTACGTAGTGGATCAGCCACCCCAATCGCTATCGTACTCGATGAGGGATGTcctgacaaaaaaaatatatcttttttcttaatttgatgaataaattcaatataaatataattttgtgaACTAATATTAGGAATGTTCACTTTTTGAAGTTATTGTATTCATTCTTTTAACTTAAAACAAACTCACGAGTTATAAGTTGAGTGAAATTATAACATCATATGATCGTGttcgaataaataaaaaattgctcGTTCCTGTTCATATCGATAGTACGCCAATAAAACAATAGTTAGCTTTGGTATTGTATAATGACAATTCCTAATTTTGGTGTATTATCGTGTCATTTGTTTATGCCAACAAGTAATGTTCGTCCTCATTCCTCTAGTTCCAGATTGGGCGCATGCTTGCGTCTTGTGAATGGATTGAGGATATACACAAAAGAATAGGTAATGGGAATTTAGGTATGAGCAAGGCTGAGATCGAATAAGAAACTACTTTATGTGGAAGACATGACACCCCATTTGACTATGACTAGTTGTAAAATCATTGTAGCTAGTTATGGTGTGGAAAAGCTGAATAAGTCtacgccatgatcttcattcaaagaTTTATGCCTGAAGCATGGGTCATCCTGTGGTGGTTGAAAAAGATCCAACTGAACCACCTGAAATCTAATTCTTTATGTTTCTTCGAGCAACTCGTATAGGGAAAGAAAGACACATGTGGCTATCAAAGTCTGAAATACTAGTAAGTAATAACATAACCAACTTCCGTAAATAGCCAAACGAGGCATGCCCAAGTCGCCAATGCCTTAACTAAATCTTCTAAATCTTGTCACGATTCCCACTGCGTACTTGATTCACTCTGCTAGGAGACACATCGTCGACATAATACAACCCCCTtctcttagaccatctccaaccctgggctaaatgctattttttaggttttattctcCCCCCAAATTCAACCCAATTCATCCTAAATgtgtgggctaaaagctaaaagcTAAACAAAAACCAGATTTAGCCCATGATTAGTGGGGCTGGcccaccatatatatatatattatttagttttatatttataaattcattgaatccaacggttaagatctaatttgatgaaattcaacagtaaaaaaaatatttaacggttcaaatttaaatgtaacggctaaattaattaaaaaaaatcttttatgtgtttcatattttttcatagcgtttaacgagtttcatggtgtctgtttgtgatttttcaatatttatcagaatctaaatatttttaggttaaaatgttcataaaattaaattatgatagtctacataattttttcttttaaaaaagttactttaagaaaaaaaaaatagcctaaattcattatttaataatctgaGGCTAAAAATTTAGGCCAGAAGTAgtggagcagaaaaactgtttctggactaaaaattttaggttttagcccaaaGGTTGGTACCTTTTAAAAAATGTACTAGAAACATTAGTACGATATAACCTAATCGATCGGTAATTTGACTGACTGATAAAAGATGATTTGATAATTCTGGAAGAAGCAAGGTATTGTGTAAGGATAAAGATGGGGTGAGTGCAATTGGACCAGGCGTTGTTACTGAGATTATAGTTCCATTGGCAGTGACGACACTCTCTTTTGGAGGATAAATCATGGATGAAAGAGAGACTCGTCATGCGTCATGTAGTCACGATCTCAAGAAGCAATTTAAACTCTTCCCGAATTTCCTGAATTATCCCGATAAACAGAGAGAGATACTTGATCAAAAAAAGACAATATTGTCTTTTCTCCCATGGTTGCAGTAGGCTTAGGTAGTTAGGTTTAAGATTTTCAGTGTCAattgccaagaacaagccacaCGACAAGAATTAGGATTATTGTGCTACTTAAAGTTGATGGAATCGTCCCATGGAAGAAATTTCCATGCATGTCTAGGTACTCTAATTTTATACAACTAATTACACTTTGCTGGAATTTCACTGAATAACATGTTTTCAAAGATATCTATATGCTCAAGATTTATTAAAATTCCTACATCCTTTGGTAGGGAGCCAAGAAAATGATCTTGaggtaaattaaatatatacaaGTTTAACAGACTAATGATTTCTTGCAATATGATACCGCTAAAACTGTTCTCACCAAGATATAAGAGCCTCAAATTCTGACACTCTATATTAAACTTGGCAGGATATTGCCTGGAAGTTGTTGCCTTTTAAGCTTAACTCATTTAATTGACTTAAATTTCCGAAAGAGGATGTAAGATtgccaaagagagagagagagttcctACTCAAATTTAATAGATATAACTTGTGAAGCTTTCCTACAGCAGGGGGAATGTGACCTGATAATTGGTTCTCAGCATCCCCAAAACCTCCAAGCTAGCCAAATTTACAATCTCATTCGAGATACttcctaatattttattttgtgcaaTATGGAATATTTGAAGAGGAGAAGACAGGTTTCCTAAGCATTGAGGTAACGTGCCCCCAAACTTGTCGGTAAACATTTCGAGAAATtcttgacacaaaaaaaaaaataaaataaaaaaaacatttcgaGAAATTCTAAATGGGCGGCATTAGGGATTGGCAAATACTCATTGGTTATGAGTAATCGCGGTTACCCGCCCATTTAAATTAAACGGTTACGGTTATaggtaaccgtttagataaataaacgattatgggtataaccgtttatccgcgaaatttaaatgggcggttATGGGCATTAATCGTGGTTATAAACAGGTAATTGTTTatccatttattttatatatgtaaaattaacacaaatcaTGTTCTCGATCCAATAATACTTATCACCCAATAAATTAGCAAGGAATTCATCGGTCCTTCTCTCAATAACACTACTACAGGAATGATGATTCTCAACATCAAGGAATTCgccaaattaatttaaattcctTGCGAGTAACCATGAAATTGACAGAaatgctttgacagaaatgtcTTCTAAACAATTTTTGTAACCCAATAATACTTACCAAATATTATATTTACCTTCATTGGTAACAGTTAAAAATATTGTccttaaactattatttcaattattagaATTGTATaaggacttaaaaaattaaaatacggaaatgtatgatgaatgtacctataacggtgtttaattattaaaaaaaaaagaaaattatgaaatttttttttaattttcaagttgttaaaaaacatgtagacggggtatgggtataaccgtttaggcAATTACCCAACCAGTAAACGGTTATGCACGTATAAGCATAAAcagttatgggtaaataaccacGGTTACTTGCCCACCATAACCGTTGCCCACCGTGGCATTGCTCAAATCACAGAGAAAGGTCGAGTCGTCAATTCCCCCACTTTTGAGATGGTTGTTAGCAAGGATTAACCACTCAAGCTTATGCAAATCTGTCAAAGGAGGGACCTTTTCACGCGATGATGGTGGGTGATTTGGTCCTGCGTGTAGGATGAGTCCCCTTAACTTTACATGGTTGTTGATTTGTGGATCTTTTACGTGTGACTCACTAATTGGGTCTCATGTGAGGGAGCGTGTTGAAATGTCCTACGTTGACCTTATCAATgacaaaagaagagtttaagtATCATTACCCCAGtctaactaacaccgaggtTTTTTATGATAAAGCCCAACAATTGACAAATTATGCAAATAATACTTACCAAGTTGATAACAATACCAATGTTGTTAGAAGTGGGCATTCAATCCGTCACTCTAATAATTCTACAAGACCAACTTTAAGGTGATCAGCTTTTGTGCATCAACACTTTGGTTGTAAATTATCTGATtccaaatttttaaatatttggaCTTGACTCGCCAAATATGGGTCAAGTATATTGTCTCTAGTGTTGGAAAGTGCCACGGTAGATTGGTAGATACATAGCTCTAGCATTCATCAAATATTACCGGCCGACCGGCTTGTTGGAAAGTAGCTTCTAAACTGTCTATTTTCTAGCTTAGCTTACAAGTTAAGTTGGAAAAAGTGTGCTAGTAGACTTTGCCATGGTCAAGTTAGGGTTGGAAATTGCCCATCCATACAGATTTAGCAGACTTTTCTCTTTCttaacaattatttatttaattcacAAACACTGtagttttaatatatatatatatatatattatggacTTGACTTGATATATATGGGTCGACCATATTGTCTCATTGCACAGTGCCATGGTAAACTGGTAGATATATAGCTGGCATTCATAAATCATTACTGGCCGACAAGCTTTAAATAAGGGGttggttttgtttctattttctaGCTTACCTTACAAGTTAAGTTGGAAAAAGTGTGCTCGTAGACTTTGGCAGGGTCAAGTTGGTGTTGGAAATTGCCATCTAAATAGCCTTAGGAGTCTGGATTTCAaattagaaatattttttttcaaaatatcaAACTTTTTCACCGACGCCTTTGCGCCTAACAATTATTTATCCAACCCACCAACTTTATCgcattattaaatatatatatatatatatatatatttaacttTCTAATAAACTTAAGGAAAAATATAGAAAGTGAGGGTAGGAAAGGGACGGTAAGAGAGAAAGTGCTCTCAACTTTCTATAATTGCTTATTTTCTCTTGTAGTCTTACACCTTTAATTATACTACTTATGTGGGTTTTACTTGCCTTACAAGTAACACGAGTCTTCCAAATCTTATTGGAATCCTACTTCTAGATTTACAAAATCACACTCTTAAATAATATTAACTACGATACTTCCCCTTGATGTGTAAAGCTTAAGAAATAGTCGTATCAGGTTTTTTCGGATGATTGTTGGAGCCTTCAATTGGCATATAGAGAGTCACACATGCAATCTAGATCAAGGTTGCTTAAAGGAAACATAAACTCACAAAACTAACAATGGTATAACCACTGACGGAGGCACATAAGGACTATAGTAGTCCAAGGCCTACCCTGACTTGAAAAAATAAGATTAGTAGTAACTTATTTCTATTGCTTTGCAACCCTTCTcaatacttttaaaaaaattcaatcattaTTTATCTTTTACATCCAACAGATCTCATCCCAAAATTAAGTATAATATTTCAAATGATCATTTATCACAAATCAATAACATTTAAATTAAAACTCATCATtcactttaattaaaaaaaaaatcgtctTTCACGTATGCATTGGTAGAGCTATTCCCCCTATTCTTCttgaatttcatatatttagccattctaaatttcaaatttattgaaTAAAGACAATAAGGTTTGTAAAACTCTATTATTCTCTATAACATATTTGTTTCTATTCTATCCTACCTCTTACTTGGGTTTTAGGATTTGCAAAATTCCAGTAATTCTCTCTATTGAATTTGATAATTCTTTCAATGGTGTAGATAACATCATGCAATGGTTCCAAAATATGAAATTCATCGAGAGTAATTATGATTACTATGAATAGATAAATTATCTATGTATACAAGATGAGACGGAAAAAAATTTCCTTACTAGGAATTGGAATCACTTCAAAAGAATGAAACTTGAAAGTGAGGACGAATTCAAAAGAGgaaagtaaaacaaagaaatagtcgaagaaaaataaataaataaacatcgAAAGAAACACATCTTCAAATTGTTAAGCTTCCCCTAAACAAATGCtttccaaaaaaataatgaaatgcaacatgcaaatgatatatatataatttgtatGAGAAGCCAATCATTATACCAACAAGAATGATAGAGTACAAAAACACATGTAGTTTTGAATCCTTCTTCACAAACTAGCACATTCTCTAAAATATAACAT contains the following coding sequences:
- the LOC137735384 gene encoding probable LRR receptor-like serine/threonine-protein kinase At3g47570 produces the protein MIINWMLLKLLDKQSIQLNFFTTPFLLSHKTNIIVMGMGFYNSISAVFLSSLFMHAFILHSCLPCFALPGNETDRLALLEIKASITHDPFEVLTLWNETIHFCYWHGVTCGRRHKRVTRLSLRSFKLAGSISPHIGNLSFLRVIDLQNNSLGHEIPPEFNRLHRLQHLLLNNNSLSGEIPTNLSRCSQLLVLDVGSNELMGKIPKELGLLSKLRGFAIHYNHFTGGVPTSFSNLSSLEGFSAIYNNLSGTVPDIFGRMTNLSFLSFGENSFSGMLPPSIFNLSSLTVLSMAENEIQGSLPSNLGMVFPSLQTFAISANQFSGSIPVSLSNASNLIRLGMGGNHLHGKVPPLTNLHKLEWLILADNHLGSGGIDDLTFLCDLTNATHLEILQMFTNNFWGTLPQCIGNLSSSLQVFDIAQNKILGSIPNEIVNLANLERLGMEENQISGHIPPGLGKLHKLYKLNLGMNSLSGNLPSSFRNLSQLNLLGLAGNKLQGNIPPSLAECQNLRILQLGANNFSGIISQEIFGLLNLYDLSLGQNQFIGSLPENIGILINLEYLDISDNMLFGKIPASLVSCIKLEYLDMHGNFFNGTIPSTLSSLRGLSKLYLSHNNLSGTIPEFLEGFVFLESLNLSYNNFEGMLPIKGVFKNATATSVEGNSKLCGGIPEFHLPKCKLQHAKKKGLSLTMKLVLSLVCGILGVIFALTFLYLYSSRRDKKGQAATDSDKFPQVSYQSLLKATNGFSSTNLVGMGSFGSVYKGVFEQGETTVAIKVLNLVRRGAYKSFIAECEAFRNIRHRNLVKVLSACSGFDYRGHDFKALIYEFMVNGSLEEWLYPIHTIGETNERPRILTISQRLNIVIDVAMALDYLHHHCETPIVHCDLKPSNILLNEDMVAHVGDFGLVRFLPKAAENSSGNQSSSLGIKGTIGYAPPEYGMGHEVWTQGDVYSFGILLLEIFTGKRPTDDMFQGTSNLYSFVKAALPEQVEEVLDPVFVQESNHPNEGRARNRILIIESLISVLEIGVACSAELPRERLNICDAVAHMCRIRNKLRANGICE